A genomic segment from Legionella quinlivanii encodes:
- a CDS encoding MFS transporter translates to MLQMKRTFLYLALLSFSINFGFTFQLSNLSALFKISGANDFILPLLWLIPPLTGVFIQPLIGYISDKSITKIGRRKPYILVWGLVGAFSFCLLPLQSSLFNIVLFTFFIDCSLNGSAEGLRALTADSFQEDKTRMQAFSAEAFFAGLGGVLGAFLPIAVHKIIAVESSDFVLPLNLSISYVTCGVLFIIVVLFFLRKVDEKPVNLLRLDFGLFCKLLKELAVSIKGIRQEIKKADSLFLKLLIIHSISWMGVFIFWLYFSLCIAQENYHFPYSGSSNENLHLMKAASLDSSFYFSLYQYVSLMFTMLVFIFSKYIRVETLHGLALLGGGIGVSLIGIISSSPSLIFSSICIGIMWGSLISLPYVVLSKFLPKESIGTYLGIFNMSITFPQIICALMLPPVYFYFLKSHAAYALFLGGILILISSVFWLRLFHFQPNLRRAPALLKKQEIYRKEV, encoded by the coding sequence ATGTTGCAGATGAAAAGGACTTTTCTATACCTCGCATTGCTTTCTTTTTCCATTAATTTTGGATTCACTTTCCAATTATCAAATTTGAGTGCTCTTTTTAAAATTTCAGGAGCAAACGATTTTATATTGCCTTTGCTCTGGTTAATTCCACCATTAACCGGGGTTTTTATACAACCTTTGATCGGATATATTAGTGATAAATCGATAACTAAAATTGGACGCAGGAAGCCCTATATTTTGGTATGGGGATTAGTCGGTGCTTTTTCATTTTGTTTATTGCCTTTGCAAAGCTCACTATTCAATATTGTGTTATTTACTTTCTTTATCGACTGCAGTCTCAATGGTAGTGCAGAAGGGCTTCGCGCCTTGACTGCAGATAGCTTTCAGGAAGATAAAACCCGTATGCAGGCCTTTTCAGCTGAGGCTTTTTTTGCTGGACTTGGTGGTGTTCTAGGTGCTTTTCTACCGATTGCAGTGCATAAAATTATTGCTGTAGAATCAAGTGATTTTGTGCTTCCACTGAATCTCAGTATCTCCTATGTGACTTGCGGAGTATTGTTCATTATCGTTGTACTTTTCTTCCTTAGAAAAGTAGACGAAAAACCGGTAAATTTGCTTAGACTTGATTTTGGCCTGTTCTGTAAATTACTAAAGGAGCTTGCGGTCAGTATCAAAGGCATACGCCAGGAAATCAAAAAAGCCGATTCCCTATTTTTGAAGTTATTAATAATTCATAGCATATCCTGGATGGGAGTTTTCATATTTTGGCTGTATTTTAGCTTGTGTATCGCTCAGGAGAATTATCATTTTCCTTATTCAGGTTCGTCTAATGAAAATCTTCATTTGATGAAGGCTGCCAGCCTCGATAGCTCATTTTATTTTTCGCTCTATCAATACGTTAGTCTTATGTTTACTATGCTCGTTTTTATATTCTCAAAGTATATAAGAGTCGAGACTTTGCATGGGCTGGCATTATTGGGCGGTGGTATAGGGGTATCTTTGATTGGTATCATAAGCTCTTCACCCAGTCTTATCTTTTCATCGATTTGTATTGGCATAATGTGGGGAAGTTTAATCTCTTTACCTTATGTGGTTCTGTCAAAATTTTTGCCCAAGGAAAGTATCGGTACCTATCTAGGCATCTTTAATATGAGCATTACTTTTCCTCAGATCATTTGTGCTTTGATGTTACCTCCTGTCTACTTTTATTTTTTAAAGTCTCATGCTGCCTATGCTCTGTTTTTAGGAGGAATTTTAATCCTGATAAGCAGCGTCTTTTGGCTCAGGTTATTTCATTTTCAGCCTAATCTGCGCCGTGCTCCAGCGTTGTTGAAAAAACAGGAAATCTATCGCAAAGAGGTTTAA
- the glgB gene encoding 1,4-alpha-glucan branching protein GlgB yields the protein MAKDADQIIILKQFAEQLGIVTSYRNAWKEQVEASLETLMNLIRMLGYPVNAIHEVLPVFEQYQHKQSQQPLKPVYVTRNQKQSAIKFRLLSEEAAAVSWSLITEQGSIIQKAVNIRRLQRISADYYQINIQLPALPLGYHQLTLTIGNRQYHSLIISAPGTIYFDDRLCDNKKLGLFCPLYSLHSEQSIGGGDLGDMDSLSQWMAEEGLGLIASTPIFSAFLDSPFEPSPYSPVSRLFANEFYLDLRQCGTIDLKFKAAIEALNQLPFIDYQRAASLKREIASEQFRRIFESPENRQELNRFIDEHPEIRMYALFRAYMECTGEEWRNWPQRQRDGLLTEEDVPNDRYHYHLAAQWQLQQQLRALKQKINQRGQCLYLDLPIGAHRNGFDVWRQQTVYLTETAMGSPPDPLFLEGQNWGMPALNPAKLREQAYLCFIQLIQNTFKQVDILRIDHVMGFNRLYLIPEGHPASDGAYLKYPAEEIYAILCLESHRHQVMIVGENLGSVPPETNRLMKHHGMLNMNVLQYALDAREKIIPTSCKTLTCINTHDMPPFCAWSQGLDIDKFHELELIDATYAKQMHKKRRYQLKTLTDALKKQHLNSDALLSSTWQMLAQSPAALQLVNIEDLWGEIYSQNIPNATEEPNWQRKLRYSMEEIKQMSTVSRQLKEIRKNRRQVEHPPQSFFTAQDFHLFNEGTHFHLYNHLGAHICRQGDVIGVNFAVWAPNASQVSVVGSFNHWNKTEHPLSPRGNSGIWEGFIGGVKPGDLYKYAIESDRLQFNAQKADPFAFFQETPPCTASIVRDLSYEWQDQDWLKKRKSRQSLNSPISIYEVHLGSWRRVPEENNRYLNYREMAPLLADYVKQMGFTHVEFLPIMEHPFYGSWGYQTLSYFAPSARFGTPQDFMYLIDYLHQHEIAVILDWVPSHFPMDEHGLAQFDGTHLFEHSDERKGFHPDWKSAIFNYGRHEVQAFLISSAMFWLEKYHIDAIRVDAVASMLYLNYSRKEGEWLPNEKGGHENLEAVHFLRTLNKTLYQHFPDIQMIAEESTAWPGVSAPIEFGGLGFGFKWDMGWMHDTLLYFSRDPVFRRYHQHELSFRMVYAFTENFILSLSHDEVVYGKGSLINKMPGDEYCKFANLRLLYGYMFCLPGKKLVFMGSEFGQYSEWSHESSLDWHLLDYPPHQGLQHWIRDLNRLYRSQTALHELDWQAQGFEWIDCSDADNSVYSFIRKSSQNECLLIAFNCTPVTRSNYRLGVPEAGNWQLLLDSDAADYGGSAQNQNGFLTAEARPFHNRPYSMSLTLPGLSLVIYQWTK from the coding sequence GTGGCAAAGGACGCAGACCAGATCATTATTTTAAAACAGTTTGCTGAACAGCTCGGTATAGTAACCAGCTATCGCAATGCCTGGAAAGAGCAGGTCGAAGCGTCTTTGGAGACGCTGATGAACCTGATTCGTATGCTAGGTTATCCTGTTAATGCGATTCATGAAGTCCTTCCAGTTTTTGAGCAATACCAGCACAAACAATCTCAACAACCTTTAAAGCCAGTGTATGTGACCCGGAATCAAAAACAGTCCGCTATAAAATTCAGATTATTATCAGAAGAGGCAGCAGCAGTCAGCTGGTCTTTGATAACCGAACAGGGCTCTATAATTCAGAAAGCTGTAAATATCAGGCGCCTGCAAAGAATATCAGCAGATTACTATCAGATTAACATTCAATTACCTGCTCTTCCTCTTGGCTATCATCAACTAACACTCACAATTGGAAATCGACAATACCATAGCCTGATAATTTCAGCCCCTGGAACTATTTATTTTGACGACAGACTCTGTGACAACAAAAAACTTGGCCTTTTTTGTCCATTATATTCTCTGCATTCTGAGCAAAGCATAGGCGGCGGCGATCTGGGCGATATGGATTCTTTGTCTCAGTGGATGGCAGAAGAAGGGCTTGGGCTTATTGCCAGCACCCCGATTTTTTCAGCCTTTCTCGACTCTCCCTTTGAACCTAGTCCTTATTCCCCGGTCAGTCGTCTGTTTGCCAATGAGTTTTATCTTGATTTACGGCAATGCGGAACAATAGACCTTAAATTTAAAGCAGCCATTGAAGCGCTGAACCAGTTGCCTTTCATTGACTATCAACGGGCTGCTTCTTTAAAGCGCGAAATCGCCAGCGAACAATTCAGACGGATATTTGAATCGCCCGAAAACCGGCAGGAACTGAATCGATTTATTGATGAGCATCCTGAGATTAGAATGTATGCACTCTTTAGAGCCTACATGGAATGCACTGGTGAAGAGTGGCGGAACTGGCCGCAGAGACAAAGGGATGGCCTTTTGACCGAAGAGGATGTGCCAAATGATAGGTATCACTATCATCTGGCCGCTCAGTGGCAGTTACAACAACAGCTTCGCGCATTAAAGCAGAAAATCAACCAGCGAGGCCAATGCCTTTATCTTGATTTACCTATTGGTGCACATCGAAATGGCTTTGATGTCTGGCGACAGCAAACAGTTTACCTGACTGAAACCGCAATGGGCTCGCCGCCTGACCCCTTATTTCTTGAAGGACAGAACTGGGGGATGCCGGCTTTAAATCCTGCGAAATTACGCGAGCAGGCCTATCTCTGTTTTATTCAACTGATCCAAAACACATTTAAGCAGGTTGATATTTTACGTATTGATCATGTCATGGGTTTCAATCGTTTATATTTAATTCCTGAAGGACATCCCGCAAGTGATGGGGCGTATCTTAAATATCCCGCAGAAGAGATTTATGCCATTCTCTGCCTGGAATCGCATCGACACCAGGTCATGATTGTCGGGGAAAACTTAGGCTCCGTTCCTCCGGAAACGAACCGATTGATGAAGCATCATGGGATGCTCAACATGAACGTTTTACAATACGCCCTTGACGCCCGCGAAAAAATAATCCCCACAAGCTGTAAGACCCTGACCTGTATTAATACTCATGATATGCCGCCATTTTGTGCCTGGTCCCAGGGTCTGGATATTGATAAATTTCATGAATTGGAATTAATCGATGCAACTTATGCGAAGCAAATGCACAAGAAACGTCGTTATCAGCTAAAAACATTAACTGACGCCTTAAAAAAGCAACACTTGAATTCCGACGCTCTCCTATCGTCCACCTGGCAAATGCTTGCTCAAAGCCCTGCAGCATTGCAGCTTGTGAACATAGAAGATCTCTGGGGCGAAATTTATTCTCAAAATATCCCCAATGCAACTGAGGAGCCCAATTGGCAGAGAAAGTTGCGTTATTCCATGGAGGAGATAAAACAAATGTCCACAGTCAGCAGACAATTAAAGGAAATTCGCAAGAACAGAAGACAGGTAGAGCACCCGCCCCAAAGCTTTTTTACCGCACAGGATTTTCATCTGTTTAATGAGGGAACCCATTTTCACTTATACAACCACCTCGGCGCACATATTTGCAGGCAGGGGGATGTGATCGGAGTTAATTTTGCAGTATGGGCGCCTAATGCATCGCAAGTCTCGGTCGTGGGTTCATTCAATCACTGGAATAAAACCGAGCATCCTTTAAGCCCACGTGGGAACTCTGGAATCTGGGAGGGGTTTATAGGCGGCGTCAAGCCTGGGGATTTATATAAGTACGCTATTGAATCCGACCGCCTGCAATTTAATGCACAGAAAGCGGATCCTTTTGCTTTTTTTCAGGAAACTCCACCCTGTACCGCTTCTATTGTCCGGGATTTGAGTTATGAATGGCAGGACCAGGACTGGCTTAAAAAGAGAAAATCAAGACAGAGCCTGAACTCACCTATCTCTATTTATGAAGTCCATTTAGGCTCATGGCGGCGAGTTCCAGAAGAAAATAACCGTTATCTAAACTATCGGGAAATGGCCCCTCTCTTGGCGGACTATGTAAAGCAAATGGGGTTTACCCATGTGGAATTTCTCCCGATTATGGAACATCCTTTTTACGGCTCCTGGGGTTATCAGACTTTAAGCTATTTTGCCCCCAGCGCTCGTTTCGGAACCCCTCAGGATTTTATGTACCTCATCGATTATTTACACCAGCATGAAATTGCGGTCATTCTCGATTGGGTTCCTTCGCATTTTCCTATGGATGAGCATGGTCTGGCGCAATTTGATGGAACCCATCTTTTCGAGCATTCCGATGAGCGCAAAGGGTTTCATCCGGACTGGAAAAGCGCGATTTTTAATTATGGCCGTCATGAGGTACAGGCTTTTCTTATCAGCAGTGCGATGTTCTGGCTAGAGAAATATCACATCGATGCCATTCGCGTTGATGCAGTCGCTTCCATGCTCTATCTGAATTACTCCCGCAAAGAGGGGGAATGGCTGCCCAATGAAAAAGGGGGTCATGAAAATCTGGAAGCGGTTCATTTTCTGAGAACGCTTAATAAAACCCTTTATCAGCATTTTCCGGATATACAAATGATTGCCGAAGAGTCCACCGCCTGGCCAGGGGTTTCCGCTCCAATTGAGTTTGGCGGATTGGGATTTGGCTTTAAGTGGGATATGGGCTGGATGCATGACACCCTTCTGTATTTTTCCCGTGATCCGGTTTTTCGGCGTTATCACCAGCATGAGTTATCCTTTCGCATGGTTTACGCTTTTACAGAAAATTTCATACTTTCTCTTTCACACGATGAAGTGGTCTATGGTAAAGGGTCGCTGATCAATAAAATGCCTGGCGATGAATACTGCAAATTTGCCAATTTGCGCTTGTTGTATGGCTATATGTTTTGTCTGCCGGGTAAAAAACTGGTGTTTATGGGATCAGAGTTTGGACAATATAGCGAATGGAGCCATGAAAGCAGTCTCGATTGGCATTTACTCGATTATCCGCCCCATCAAGGTCTGCAACACTGGATTCGCGATCTGAATCGGCTTTACCGTTCACAAACGGCCTTGCATGAGCTTGACTGGCAAGCCCAGGGATTTGAGTGGATCGATTGCAGTGATGCCGATAACAGCGTGTACAGCTTTATTCGAAAATCCAGTCAGAACGAATGCCTGTTAATTGCTTTCAATTGTACTCCAGTGACTCGCAGCAACTACCGCCTGGGAGTTCCTGAAGCAGGAAACTGGCAATTGTTGCTGGACAGTGACGCTGCTGATTATGGCGGCTCCGCTCAAAATCAGAACGGATTTCTGACAGCTGAAGCCCGCCCTTTCCATAACCGCCCCTACTCCATGTCGTTAACCCTGCCGGGGCTCAGTCTGGTGATTTATCAATGGACAAAATAA
- the treS gene encoding maltose alpha-D-glucosyltransferase, with protein MSKDSQSRECCDWYKDAVIYQIHIRSFFDSNDDGIGDFQGLIKKLDYLKFLGINAVWLLPFYPSPLKDEGYDIADYSSINPIYGSLKDFKALLKEAHQRNIKIITELVINHTSNAHPWFQKSRRAKPGSYWRNFYTWSNDASEYADARIIFRDFETSNWAWDPVAKAYYWHRFYSHQPDLNYDNPNVQKEVFRIVDFWLNLGVDGLRLDAIPYLFQREGTSCENLPETHAFLKKLSAHVKQKFPNRLLLAEANQWPDDAVQYFGQGDECQMAFHFPLMPRMYMAVKMEDRFPLIDIIEQTPAIPENCQWAIFLRNHDELTLEMVTDEERDYMYRMYAQDQQMRINLGIRRRLAPLLDGDRRRIELLNAMLFSLPGTPIIYYGDEIGMGDNIYLGDRNGVRTPMQWSADLNAGFSKATPQKLYSPVIIDPEYNYQAVNVELQLQNSHSLLWWMKRTIEVRNSYPAFWRGTIELLTAENPKILAFYRIYEEQRLLVLINLSKNIQSTFLDLSRFANFKLLEVFGKNQFPSIQQTPYFFVLPAYGFLWLELQKPESVVLDKRKRDEIEIKKNLSEIFDGKAKSKLETVLENYIINCRWYRSKNHKITRLSIYDSILALKNPTPVYLLIILVEYKDKEAEKYSLFITKEEDHHEISQTSNQKVICTLKTETQSAYLVDAAHIPALWSELFNLFGSNRQLKGARGKLSIMPNRGYKKSLLSESNFQKEPINAEQSNTSIRYNAALFKLYRRCETGINPEVEITELLMKKSNFRLPKILSHLQYEDQGKPVTLGIIQEHIPNEGDAWSYSINHLSNLLEEGNSNSLVFPAVDLPWHKLVPVPEQVSQMLGIYSASIEKLAEKTAAMHVALAESSSSPDFKQEDFNWFDQRSLYQSLRSILAKAKKHVGSFKSSLEPELYSSLQDKLAESSVKATVQSLLNKRFNGKKIRCHGDFHLGQILYTGDDFIIIDYEGEPNRPLSERKIKRSPLKDIAGMLRSFHYAVYTVTQNKETDLALKELSPEKLYAWICQLYFGRYLNFSGIRNLLPEDESNLLFLLKIFMLEKVLYEIEYEINNRPDWVHVPCKGLIALLE; from the coding sequence ATGAGCAAGGATAGCCAATCCAGAGAATGTTGTGACTGGTATAAAGATGCAGTCATTTATCAAATTCACATTCGCAGTTTTTTTGACAGCAATGACGATGGGATTGGTGATTTTCAAGGCTTGATAAAAAAACTCGATTATCTGAAATTTCTGGGAATTAATGCCGTCTGGCTTCTGCCTTTCTATCCTTCACCACTTAAAGATGAAGGCTATGATATCGCAGACTATAGCAGCATTAATCCCATTTACGGTTCTTTAAAGGACTTTAAAGCCCTGCTGAAAGAGGCCCATCAGCGCAATATTAAAATTATTACAGAACTGGTAATCAATCATACCAGCAATGCACATCCCTGGTTTCAGAAATCACGGCGGGCAAAGCCTGGTTCCTACTGGCGGAATTTTTATACCTGGAGTAATGATGCCAGCGAATATGCCGACGCACGCATTATTTTTCGAGATTTTGAAACCTCCAACTGGGCTTGGGATCCTGTGGCGAAAGCCTATTACTGGCATCGCTTTTACTCACATCAGCCCGATTTGAATTACGATAATCCTAATGTTCAAAAGGAAGTTTTTAGAATTGTCGATTTCTGGTTAAACCTGGGTGTTGACGGCTTAAGGCTTGATGCCATCCCCTACCTCTTTCAAAGAGAGGGCACAAGTTGTGAAAATCTGCCCGAAACCCACGCATTTTTAAAAAAACTAAGCGCTCATGTCAAACAGAAGTTTCCCAATCGCCTTTTGTTAGCAGAGGCTAATCAGTGGCCTGACGACGCCGTACAATATTTTGGACAGGGAGACGAATGTCAGATGGCCTTTCACTTCCCACTAATGCCAAGAATGTACATGGCTGTCAAAATGGAAGACCGCTTTCCGCTCATTGATATCATTGAGCAAACCCCAGCGATTCCCGAAAACTGTCAGTGGGCTATCTTTCTTCGTAATCATGACGAACTAACCCTTGAAATGGTTACCGACGAAGAGCGGGACTACATGTACCGCATGTATGCCCAGGACCAGCAAATGCGCATCAATTTGGGAATACGCAGACGTTTGGCCCCTTTGCTTGATGGCGACCGGCGGCGGATTGAATTATTAAATGCCATGCTATTTTCCCTGCCAGGCACTCCCATTATTTATTATGGCGATGAAATCGGTATGGGGGATAATATCTATCTTGGCGATCGAAATGGGGTCAGAACGCCCATGCAATGGTCAGCTGATTTAAACGCTGGCTTCTCCAAGGCAACCCCGCAAAAGCTTTACTCGCCCGTTATCATTGATCCGGAATATAATTATCAGGCAGTCAATGTTGAGCTGCAATTGCAAAATTCCCACTCTTTATTATGGTGGATGAAACGGACTATCGAAGTAAGAAATAGTTATCCTGCCTTTTGGCGGGGAACAATTGAATTGTTAACCGCTGAAAATCCCAAAATTCTTGCCTTTTATCGTATTTATGAAGAGCAGCGATTACTGGTATTAATTAATCTATCCAAAAATATTCAATCCACTTTTCTTGATTTGTCCCGTTTTGCCAATTTTAAGCTGCTCGAAGTATTTGGAAAAAATCAATTTCCCTCCATACAGCAAACGCCCTATTTCTTCGTGCTTCCAGCCTATGGATTTCTATGGCTTGAATTGCAAAAACCCGAATCCGTTGTTTTAGACAAACGAAAAAGAGATGAAATAGAAATCAAAAAAAATCTCTCAGAAATTTTTGATGGAAAAGCTAAAAGCAAGCTTGAAACTGTATTAGAAAATTACATCATTAATTGCCGATGGTACCGTTCCAAAAACCATAAAATCACAAGACTCTCGATATACGACTCCATTCTGGCGCTAAAGAACCCAACCCCTGTTTATCTGTTAATTATCCTGGTCGAATATAAAGACAAGGAAGCGGAAAAATATTCTCTTTTCATTACCAAAGAAGAGGATCATCATGAAATCAGTCAAACCTCCAATCAAAAAGTCATATGTACTCTAAAAACAGAAACGCAATCAGCTTATCTGGTTGATGCCGCACATATTCCTGCTTTATGGAGCGAGTTATTTAATTTATTCGGCTCCAATCGTCAGTTGAAAGGAGCTCGGGGTAAACTGTCCATAATGCCTAATCGCGGTTATAAAAAAAGCCTTTTGTCAGAAAGTAATTTTCAAAAAGAGCCCATTAATGCCGAGCAATCCAATACATCCATACGATACAATGCGGCATTATTTAAATTATATCGCCGCTGTGAAACAGGGATTAATCCGGAAGTAGAAATTACCGAATTACTTATGAAAAAGAGTAATTTTCGCTTACCCAAAATACTTTCACATTTGCAGTACGAAGATCAGGGTAAACCCGTTACCCTTGGTATAATTCAGGAACATATTCCGAACGAAGGGGATGCCTGGTCTTACAGTATCAACCATTTAAGTAATTTGCTGGAAGAAGGGAACAGCAACTCGCTGGTTTTTCCTGCTGTGGACTTGCCTTGGCATAAACTGGTACCAGTTCCTGAACAGGTTAGCCAAATGCTGGGTATCTATTCGGCTTCTATAGAAAAACTGGCCGAAAAAACAGCCGCCATGCATGTCGCTTTAGCCGAATCCTCTTCGAGTCCGGATTTTAAACAGGAAGATTTCAACTGGTTTGATCAGCGAAGTCTTTATCAGTCACTGCGCTCTATTCTTGCTAAAGCTAAAAAGCATGTCGGCTCATTTAAATCATCGCTTGAGCCTGAGCTATACAGCTCTCTTCAGGACAAACTGGCTGAAAGCAGTGTAAAAGCAACAGTACAATCCCTCTTGAATAAACGTTTTAATGGCAAAAAAATTCGTTGTCATGGCGATTTTCATCTTGGACAAATTCTTTATACTGGTGATGATTTTATCATTATTGACTATGAGGGAGAGCCCAATCGCCCCTTGTCCGAACGCAAGATAAAACGTTCCCCCCTAAAAGATATTGCCGGAATGCTTCGCTCTTTTCACTATGCCGTTTACACAGTAACGCAAAACAAAGAGACAGATTTGGCCTTAAAAGAATTATCACCTGAAAAGCTCTATGCCTGGATCTGTCAACTCTATTTCGGCCGTTATTTAAACTTCAGCGGTATTCGCAATTTACTGCCTGAAGACGAAAGCAATCTTCTGTTTTTATTGAAAATTTTTATGTTGGAAAAAGTGCTCTATGAAATTGAATACGAGATTAATAACCGTCCCGACTGGGTTCACGTTCCCTGTAAGGGCCTGATTGCATTATTGGAGTGA
- a CDS encoding alpha-1,4-glucan--maltose-1-phosphate maltosyltransferase codes for MRSNSNNSLKNIEGLKRVFITRVNPSIDNGKYQVKRILNDIIIIDADIFTDGIDEIYAELLYKHESEDKWKRVKFSSPDNDCVTAKFLAEKLGIYHFTVEAWIDEFSTWKKRFIKKMQLKMDITNERAIGVNFFKNFVNKDDKTLQIIADKINNETSCSKVEKFFSKKNINQWLRKHISPAFITRYEKVLSIRVDPVKARFSAWYEVFPRSLSSSGQHGSFQDLINYLPHIKELGFDVIYLPPIHPIGKTNRKGKNNSVTAMEDEPGSPWAIGSADGDHKTIHPELGSYSEFKDLINKARSMGIDIALDFALQCSPDHPYLHEHPEWFKHLPDGSLQYAENPPKKYQDIYPLNFGSEQWKAMWLEFKSIIDYWIKAGITLFRVDNPHTKPFIFWEWLIQEIKKERPEVLFLSEAFTRPKVMYHLAKCGFSQSYTYFTWRNTKEELTSYMEELVSQPVSDFFRPNFWANTPDILPECLQTGGQPAFIVRFILAATLSSNYGLYGPVYENCIHTPLHEGSEEYLDSEKYEIKQHIKSSQNIDAIISRVNRIRKHHPALQNTLSIRFHNTDNPQLICYSKHCEESQDHILIVVNLDYQYKQSGFIDIKRNNLPLPDDFAVHDLLHDETYQWHIGSCYVELDPARARCAHIFHIRENPV; via the coding sequence ATGAGAAGCAACTCTAATAATTCACTAAAAAACATTGAGGGATTGAAACGGGTTTTTATTACTAGGGTTAACCCTAGTATTGATAATGGAAAATATCAGGTGAAACGAATCCTGAATGATATTATCATTATAGATGCTGATATTTTCACGGATGGAATCGATGAAATATATGCAGAATTACTTTACAAACATGAGTCCGAGGATAAATGGAAAAGAGTAAAGTTCTCTTCTCCAGACAATGATTGTGTTACAGCAAAGTTCCTGGCAGAGAAATTAGGGATTTATCACTTCACAGTTGAGGCATGGATCGATGAGTTTTCAACATGGAAAAAAAGATTTATCAAAAAAATGCAATTAAAAATGGATATTACCAATGAAAGAGCGATTGGAGTAAACTTTTTTAAAAATTTTGTCAACAAAGACGACAAAACACTTCAAATAATTGCCGACAAAATTAACAATGAAACATCTTGTTCCAAAGTCGAAAAATTTTTCTCAAAAAAAAATATCAACCAGTGGCTGAGAAAACATATCAGCCCCGCTTTTATAACCCGTTATGAGAAAGTGCTCAGTATTCGGGTTGATCCGGTTAAAGCTCGATTTAGTGCCTGGTACGAAGTGTTTCCACGATCTCTTTCTTCATCAGGTCAGCATGGAAGTTTTCAGGATTTGATTAACTATCTTCCTCATATTAAGGAATTAGGTTTTGATGTAATTTATCTTCCTCCGATTCATCCTATTGGCAAAACCAATCGTAAAGGTAAAAATAATTCAGTTACCGCAATGGAAGATGAGCCAGGCAGCCCTTGGGCGATAGGCAGCGCAGATGGAGATCATAAGACCATCCATCCTGAACTCGGCAGCTATTCAGAATTTAAAGACTTGATTAATAAAGCCCGCTCAATGGGTATCGACATTGCCCTTGATTTTGCACTTCAATGCAGTCCGGACCATCCGTATCTGCATGAACACCCGGAATGGTTCAAACATTTACCAGATGGCTCGCTGCAATATGCAGAAAATCCACCTAAAAAATATCAGGATATTTATCCTTTAAACTTTGGCTCTGAACAATGGAAGGCCATGTGGCTGGAATTTAAATCGATTATAGATTACTGGATCAAAGCCGGAATCACTCTGTTTCGGGTAGATAATCCCCATACCAAGCCTTTTATTTTCTGGGAATGGCTGATTCAGGAGATAAAAAAAGAGCGCCCTGAAGTATTATTTTTGTCGGAAGCGTTTACTCGTCCCAAGGTGATGTATCACCTGGCTAAATGTGGTTTTAGTCAATCCTATACCTATTTTACATGGCGCAATACAAAAGAAGAATTGACTTCCTATATGGAAGAATTGGTTTCTCAACCGGTTTCTGATTTCTTCAGGCCCAACTTCTGGGCAAATACGCCTGACATTCTGCCGGAATGTCTTCAAACAGGCGGGCAGCCTGCATTTATTGTACGCTTCATACTGGCAGCCACGTTAAGCAGTAATTATGGTCTCTATGGTCCTGTTTATGAAAATTGTATCCATACACCCTTACATGAAGGGTCTGAGGAATATCTCGACTCTGAGAAGTATGAGATCAAACAACATATAAAGAGCAGTCAAAATATTGATGCAATTATCTCAAGAGTCAATCGCATCCGAAAACATCATCCGGCTTTACAGAACACACTATCTATTCGCTTTCACAACACCGATAACCCGCAATTGATTTGCTATAGCAAACACTGTGAAGAAAGTCAGGATCATATCCTTATTGTGGTTAATCTTGACTATCAGTATAAGCAATCGGGATTTATTGACATTAAGCGGAATAATCTTCCACTCCCTGATGACTTTGCAGTACATGATTTATTACATGATGAAACCTATCAGTGGCATATAGGCTCCTGTTACGTAGAGCTGGATCCGGCCAGAGCTCGGTGCGCACACATATTTCATATCAGAGAGAATCCAGTATGA